A region from the Stutzerimonas stutzeri genome encodes:
- a CDS encoding N-acetylmuramoyl-L-alanine amidase, whose product MRALILIAMIVLAGCASGPRIDTRYTSLGQDSRAQYIVIHYTSSDLQRSLDILKGHDVSSHYLIGEAPATIYRLVDENRRAWHAGESEWDGRTWLNSSSIGIELVNRGYVESERGRLWYPYSDEQIDALIVLLKDIMQRHGLKPGAIVGHSDIAPQRKVDPGPLFPWKRLADAGLIRWPDAATVAHQRSLFATNLPDVAWFQAQLAKQGYKVPGHGHLDLETRNVIAAFQMKYRPTRFDGEPDAETAAILAALAVQP is encoded by the coding sequence ATGAGAGCTTTGATCCTGATCGCGATGATCGTCCTGGCCGGCTGTGCCAGTGGTCCGCGTATCGATACCCGTTATACCTCACTGGGCCAGGACAGCCGGGCGCAGTACATCGTCATTCACTACACCTCCAGCGACTTGCAGCGCTCGCTGGACATCCTCAAGGGTCACGATGTCAGCAGCCATTACCTGATTGGCGAGGCGCCGGCGACCATCTACCGACTGGTGGACGAGAACCGACGTGCCTGGCATGCCGGTGAAAGCGAATGGGACGGGCGGACCTGGCTCAATTCGAGCTCCATCGGTATCGAGCTGGTCAATCGCGGCTATGTCGAGAGTGAGCGCGGGCGGCTCTGGTACCCCTATTCAGACGAGCAGATCGATGCCCTGATCGTGCTGCTGAAAGACATCATGCAGCGGCATGGATTGAAGCCCGGCGCCATCGTTGGACATAGCGATATCGCGCCGCAGCGCAAGGTCGATCCCGGTCCGCTGTTCCCCTGGAAACGGCTGGCGGATGCCGGCCTGATCCGTTGGCCGGACGCCGCCACCGTTGCGCATCAGCGAAGCCTGTTCGCGACGAACCTTCCAGACGTCGCCTGGTTTCAGGCGCAGCTCGCCAAGCAGGGGTACAAGGTGCCTGGCCACGGCCATCTGGACCTGGAAACCCGCAACGTGATCGCGGCGTTTCAGATGAAATACCGTCCGACGCGCTTCGACGGCGAGCCGGACGCTGAAACCGCGGCGATTCTCGCAGCGCTCGCGGTGCAGCCCTGA
- a CDS encoding DUF1330 domain-containing protein has protein sequence MPSRNPSAEQLKRFAQRMPAGEPILMLNLLRFNQQAAYPADSDQASCSGQEAYARYSRTAIRKVRAAGGDVQVAASAQMALIGPEEEHWDEMLLVRYPSPEAFLAMLADEEYRAATLHRTAALADSRLIACSPRA, from the coding sequence ATGCCCAGTCGCAACCCCAGCGCCGAACAACTGAAACGCTTCGCCCAGCGGATGCCAGCCGGCGAACCGATCCTCATGCTCAACCTGCTGCGCTTCAACCAGCAAGCGGCTTATCCGGCAGACAGCGACCAAGCCTCATGCAGCGGCCAGGAGGCCTACGCACGCTATAGCCGCACGGCCATACGCAAGGTGCGGGCGGCGGGAGGCGATGTTCAGGTGGCGGCCTCCGCTCAGATGGCATTGATCGGGCCGGAGGAGGAACACTGGGACGAAATGCTGCTGGTGCGCTATCCCTCGCCGGAGGCCTTCCTGGCGATGCTGGCGGACGAGGAATACCGGGCGGCAACCCTCCATCGCACCGCTGCGCTGGCCGACTCGCGGCTGATCGCCTGTTCTCCCCGCGCCTGA
- a CDS encoding GGDEF domain-containing protein gives MSDDAQRWKEKYLHSLEQQEQLENRWNTRLDLLRRSLVRSSFAVDGADPAVDQCMRELRDVLRDEVQDERLGALVPRLERAVLATERSKQDRLKRLTEALDRLASQLLDLPLPSEIRKPLKTFSRGLGERAAQSRELPGLLEDLGTFQQQALTSQKGNAPTSVGLLGRLFGQRERAAETAATPASEPLPPLPVDETSLPQTVTEAQPNIAQQAEAQPDTPANTAASDAPADVAALAAAQPEATAAAIEQEAATHEQQADPYLLPHSPEQAYSAIAERVESTLIGLLEDLQLPEHHKLQAAGLRERIEKGLNWYELVPVLDDLAQLMIAVADQGQREFESYLTLLNERLATMQHSLSAAREGHVQSKEAAQALDEELRQQVDGLQSSMLEAKDLPSLKQAVQARLDGLLETVDTYEGQRGEHEQQLAERLSTLVGRVASLEQAATGMREHLEEQRQKALHDPLTALPNRSAWNERLELEVARQQRYGGLLLLAVLDIDHFKRINDSFGHLAGDRVLKIIANELSKRLRKTDFIARFGGEEFVLLLPETPLEAGQRLLDSLRAGVESCPFHFKGARIQVTLSAGIASFAAQETAEQVFERADRALYCAKEGGRNRIEIG, from the coding sequence ATGAGCGACGACGCGCAACGCTGGAAAGAAAAATACCTGCACTCACTGGAACAGCAGGAGCAGCTCGAAAACCGTTGGAATACGCGGTTGGACCTGCTTCGGCGCAGCCTGGTACGCAGCAGTTTCGCGGTCGACGGTGCCGATCCCGCCGTAGACCAATGCATGCGCGAGCTGCGCGATGTGCTGCGCGACGAGGTGCAGGACGAGCGCCTGGGCGCTCTGGTGCCCCGGCTCGAGCGTGCAGTCCTGGCGACCGAGCGCAGCAAGCAAGACCGTCTGAAACGGCTGACCGAGGCGCTTGATCGGCTGGCTTCACAATTGCTCGATCTGCCGCTGCCCAGCGAGATTCGCAAGCCACTGAAAACCTTTTCGCGTGGGCTCGGCGAGCGTGCGGCTCAATCGCGCGAGCTGCCTGGACTGCTGGAAGACCTTGGGACATTCCAGCAGCAGGCACTAACGTCGCAGAAAGGGAACGCGCCGACATCCGTAGGGTTGCTCGGCCGCCTTTTCGGGCAACGTGAACGTGCCGCCGAAACGGCGGCAACGCCAGCAAGCGAGCCGCTGCCGCCGCTGCCAGTCGATGAAACGTCGCTTCCGCAGACAGTGACGGAGGCGCAACCCAACATCGCACAGCAGGCGGAGGCTCAGCCTGACACGCCTGCCAACACCGCGGCATCCGACGCCCCTGCAGATGTCGCAGCCCTGGCTGCAGCGCAGCCCGAAGCAACGGCTGCCGCGATAGAGCAAGAAGCTGCAACGCACGAGCAGCAGGCCGACCCGTATCTGCTGCCCCACTCGCCGGAGCAGGCCTACAGCGCCATCGCCGAGCGGGTGGAGTCGACCCTGATCGGGCTTCTCGAAGACCTTCAGCTTCCCGAGCACCATAAGCTACAGGCTGCTGGCTTGCGTGAGCGGATCGAGAAGGGCTTGAACTGGTATGAGCTGGTGCCGGTCCTGGACGATCTGGCGCAGTTGATGATCGCGGTGGCCGATCAGGGCCAGCGGGAGTTCGAGAGCTATCTGACGCTGCTGAACGAGCGTCTGGCGACCATGCAGCACAGCCTCAGCGCGGCCCGAGAAGGGCATGTGCAGAGCAAGGAAGCCGCGCAGGCGCTGGATGAGGAGTTGCGCCAGCAAGTGGATGGCCTGCAGAGCAGCATGCTCGAAGCCAAGGATCTGCCCAGCCTGAAGCAAGCGGTTCAGGCCCGGCTCGATGGACTGCTGGAAACCGTCGATACCTACGAGGGCCAGCGCGGCGAGCACGAGCAGCAGTTGGCCGAGCGGCTCAGCACCTTGGTCGGCCGCGTTGCCAGCCTGGAGCAGGCGGCCACCGGCATGCGCGAGCATCTCGAGGAGCAGCGGCAGAAGGCGTTGCACGATCCGCTCACCGCATTGCCCAATCGGAGCGCCTGGAACGAGCGCCTGGAGCTGGAGGTGGCGCGTCAGCAGCGCTACGGCGGCCTGCTGCTGCTCGCGGTGCTGGACATCGATCATTTCAAGCGCATCAACGACAGTTTTGGCCACCTGGCAGGCGATCGAGTGCTCAAGATCATCGCCAACGAGCTGAGCAAGCGGTTGCGCAAAACCGATTTCATCGCGCGTTTCGGTGGGGAGGAGTTCGTCCTGCTGTTGCCCGAGACACCGCTCGAGGCCGGCCAGCGGCTGCTCGATAGCCTGAGAGCCGGGGTGGAGAGCTGCCCGTTCCACTTCAAGGGCGCCCGGATCCAGGTCACGCTCTCGGCCGGAATTGCCAGCTTCGCTGCGCAGGAAACCGCCGAGCAGGTGTTCGAGCGTGCCGACCGTGCGCTCTATTGCGCGAAAGAAGGCGGGCGTAACCGCATCGAGATAGGCTGA